A region of Pristis pectinata isolate sPriPec2 chromosome 24, sPriPec2.1.pri, whole genome shotgun sequence DNA encodes the following proteins:
- the LOC127582668 gene encoding sphingosine 1-phosphate receptor 3-like codes for MPTNTGVKMSSVNTPPVNDIITLHYNYSGKLHRRTDRGSINAKDIIILLACILIVIENMMVLVAIWKNKKFHTRMYYFIGNLALSDLLAGVVYLINNLMSGNRTLSLTPNLWFIREGSMFVALCASTFSLLAIAIERHMTMVKMRPYDSKKQYRLFLLLGACWIISVLLGVLPIIGWNCIGNLKSCSTVLPLYAKSYVAFCVTILTVILLAIVILYVRIYRLVNSSSRKVKTRKSPRGNQSERAMALLRTVMIVLGVFIACWSPLFIFLMLDVACDPKQCTILYNADWCVALAVLNSALNPIIYTLTSREMRGAFFRLLCCCLVGSRVARNLPIAPTVDNSRSKSSGSNFNKPKEEIDSPTMLISACIVKASDFSLEKGKS; via the coding sequence ATGCCTACCAACACAGGTGTAAAAATGTCTTCGGTCAATACTCCTCCTGTGAATGACATTATCACTCTGCATTATAATTATTCAGGAAAATTGCACAGGAGGACAGACAGAGGCTCCATAAATGCTAAGGATATTATAATTCTCCTGGCTTGTATATTGATTGTCATTGAGAATATGATGGTCCTGGTGGCCATTTGGAAAAACAAGAAGTTCCACACGAGAATGTACTATTTTATTGGGAACCTTGCTCTATCGGATCTCTTGGCTGGAGTGGTCTATCTAATCAACAACCTTATGTCTGGTAACCGTACTCTATCCTTGACACCAAATCTGTGGTTTATCAGGGAGGGCAGCATGTTTGTTGCCTTGTGTGCATCAACCTTCAGCTTGTTGGCCATTGCCATTGAGAGGCACAtgaccatggtgaagatgaggcctTACGACTCCAAGAAGCAGTACAGACTCTTCCTACTTTTGGGGGCTTGCTGGATTATCTCAGTCCTCCTGGGAGTCCTGCCTATTATTGGCTGGAACTGCATTGGCAACCTCAAGTCTTGCTCCACAGTCTTACCGCTCTATGCCAAAAGCTATGTGGCCTTTTGTGTCACCATTTTGACAGTCATCTTGCTAGCCATTGTGATCCTCTACGTCCGTATCTACCGGCTCGTCAACTCCAGCAGCCGCAAGGTCAAGACACGGAAAAGCCCCAGAGGCAACCAATCAGAGAGGGCCATGGCTCTCCTTCGCACAGTCATGATTGTCCTGGGTGTCTTTATAGCCTGTTGGTCACCGCTCTTTATTTTCCTGATGCTCGATGTGGCCTGTGACCCCAAGCAGTGCACGATCCTCTACAATGCTGACTGGTGTGTTGCCCTGGCTGTGCTGAATTCTGCCCTGAACCCCATCATTTACACTCTGACCAGCAGGGAGATGCGGGGTGCCTTCTTCAGGTTGCTCTGCTGCTGTTTGGTGGGCTCTAGAGTAGCCAGAAACTTGCCAATAGCACCGACTGTAGACAACAGCAGGAGTAAGTCCAGTGGGAGCAACTTTAACAAGCCTAAGGAAGAGATCGACTCCCCAACCATGCTTATTTCAGCATGTATAGTCAAAGCAAGTGACTTTTCCCTGGAGAAAGGGAAATCATGA